A segment of the Candidatus Bathyarchaeum sp. genome:
ATCCCAATAGCAGTGCAATGTTGAAAACAACCTTTTCAGATTATTTTTGTGCAACAACCATTACATGAGCCTTGTCGAAGGGCTCTAGGCCGACTACTTGTTTGACGTTGAATCCTCGTGACTCTAGAATTTTTGTTTCTTGTTGGAAAACTTGTTGGGGGTCTTTGGTTACGTCGATGCTTTGAGATTTAATGGCCAACATAACCCAGCCACCATCTGCCAAAAACATGTCCGCATTATCCGCCAAAAGTTTAGCTTGTTCAGGCTGCGCCACGTCACAGTAGATGGTGGTTACTTGCTCAACCATACGAGAATAAGACTCGGGTAACCGTGCATCAGCCAAAATCGGAGACATGTTATACCGAAAAGCAACAACAT
Coding sequences within it:
- a CDS encoding fibrillarin-like rRNA/tRNA 2'-O-methyltransferase; its protein translation is VVAFRYNMSPILADARLPESYSRMVEQVTTIYCDVAQPEQAKLLADNADMFLADGGWVMLAIKSQSIDVTKDPQQVFQQETKILESRGFNVKQVVGLEPFDKAHVMVVAQK